DNA from Streptomyces sp. NBC_01260:
CGGCGCCCCTCTTTTTGGTGACCGCGGGTGCGGTGCCAACCGTGGACATCAACTTCCTCCATTGGGCAAGGCGCCGCCCTGGCCAATGCGGGGACGGGAGACGACGACTCGAGAAACGCGGCAGAAATGCCGCGTGGTCTGGACCACTCAGTGGTGTAGACCAGTTGTAGCACGGTGAGGGTTAGATAAGGAACCTGCAATTTCCGACTACTTTGCAGTAGCCATCACCCACGCACGGTGACATCCCGAAGGCCCCCGGACCGAGTGGTCCGAGGGCCTTGGCAGAACGGGGCCGCGGCCCTGCCCAGCGGCTACTTCGTGAGGTTTTTCTCGATCTCCTCCTCCACCTCGTCGGGCTCCCGCCCCGGCGTCTGGAGGTTGAACCTGGTGATAGCGAACCGGAAGATCACGTAGTACACCGCGGCGAATCCCAGGCCGATCGGGATGATCAGCCATGGTTTGGTGGCCAGACTCCAGTTGATGACGTAGTCGATCAGGCCTGCCGAGAAGCTGAAGCCGTCCTTCACCCCGAACGCCCACGTGAGCGCCATCGACACACCCGTGAGTACCGCGTGGATCGCGTAGAGCAAGGGCGCGACGAACAGGAACGAGTACTCGATCGGCTCCGTGATTCCCGTCACGAACGACGTCAGACCGACCGACAGCATCATGCCGCCGACCGCCTTGCGGCGATGCGGCTTCGCACAGTGATAGATCGCCAGCGCCGCCGCCGGCAGAGCGAACATCATGACCGGGAAGAAGCCCGTGGTGAACTGACCGGCCGTCGGGTCGCCCGCCAGGAACCGGTTGATGTCACCGTGCACGACCGTCCCGTCCGGCTTGGTGAAATCGCCGAACTGGAACCAGACGAACGTGTTCAGGAACTGATGCATACCGATCACCAGCAGGGCGCGGTTGGCCACACCGAAGATGCCCGACCCCAGCCAGTCCAGGTCCACCAGCCACTTCGAGAAGCTCGTCAGACCGTCACCGATCGGCTGCCACACCCACGCGCACAGCGCCGCGAACAGCAGGGCGACGAACGCCATGATGATCGGGACGAGCCGCCGGCCGTTGAAGAAGCCCAGCCAGTCCACCAGCTTGACCCGGTGGTACCGCTGCCAGAACCAGGCCGACATCAGACCCATCACGATGCCGCCGAACACCCCCGGGTTCTGGTACGCGGCCGCCGTCACCTGCGCGTCGTCCGTGACACACGTACCGAACCAGGTCCCGCCCGACACGAACGTCGAACCGCCCGCGCAGTCCACCGGAAAGGCGTGCAGCACCGCGTAATAGACGAGGAAACCCGTCACCGCCGCCAGCGCCGTCGAACCGTCCGACTTCTTCGCCATGCCGATCGCGACACCGACACAGAACAACAGCGGAAGACCGAGCCCCGAGTCGAGCAGCGCGCCACCGGCAGCCGCGAACACCTTGGCGAGATTGTTCCAGCCCAGACCTTCGTCACCGAAGACGTCCGGCTGGCCGAGCCGGTTGAGGATGCCCGCCGCCGGCAGCACGGCGATCGGGAGCTGAAGGCTGCGCCCCATCTTCTGGAGGCCCTGGAACAGGCCGTTCCACCATCGCTTCTGTGGGATCGCTGCGCTGCTGGAGCTCATCGGCATCCTCCCGGAACAAGCCATGGCTGGGGGTCGTTGCAAACTGGTGTAGACCAGTTGCGGTACGGTGCGGAGCCCGCCCGGAAGACAAGGCACCGGTGATCGTCATCATTGGCGATGGCTCGACTGCTCGCTCGCGAAGTTGGGCCAACCGTGCGTTACCGTGACGAAACGGACCCATGGTGGGCCGTCACATGTACGTGAAGAACCAGGGAGAAGGCCATGGCCAGCAAGGCTGAGAAGATCGTCGCCGGGCTCGGCGGAATCGACAACATCGAAGAGGTCGAAGGCTGCATCACCCGCCTCCGCACCGAGGTCATCGACCCGAGCAAGGTCGACGAAGCCGCGCTCAAGGCCGCCGGCGCCCACGGCGTCGTCAAGATGGGCACCGCGATCCAGGTCGTCATCGGCACCGACGCGGACCCCATCGCCGCCGACATCGAAGACATGATGTGACCCACCGCTGAACCCGTACGGGCCCACCGGCCCGACACCCCGCAGGCCCCGCCCCCACCAGGACGGGGCCTGCGGCGCACCCGGCGGCAAGCACACCCGCGCACCGCAACGACCCGCTCCCCGCACCCGATAAAGTCGACGCCATGTCTCGTATCGACGGCCGCACCCACGACCAGCTCCGCCCCGTCACCATCGAACGCGGATGGAGCAAGCACGCCGAAGGATCCGTACTCATCTCCTTCGGCGACACCAAAGTCTTCTGCACCGCCTCCGTCACCGAAGGCGTCCCGCGCTGGCGCAAGGGCAGCGGCGAAGGCTGGGTCACCGCCGAGTACTCCATGCTGCCCCGCTCCACCAACACCCGCGGCGACCGCGAATCCGTACGCGGCAGGATCGGCGGCCGCACCCACGAGATCAGCCGCCTCATCGGCCGCTCGCTGCGCGCCGTCATCGACTACAAGGCCCTCGGCGAGAACACCGTCGTCCTGGACTGCGACGTCCTCCAGGCCGACGGCGGCACCCGCACCGCCGCCATCACCGGCGCCTATGTCGCCCTCGCCGACGCCGTCACCTGGGCCCAGGGCAAGAAGATCATCAAGCCCGGCCGCAAGCCGCTGACCGGCACCGTCTCCGCCATCAGCGTCGGCATCGTCGACGGCACCCCCCTCCTCGACCTCTGCTACGAGGAGGACGTCCGCGCCGAGACCGACATGAACGTCGTCTGCACAGGCGACGGCCGCTTCGTCGAGGTCCAGGGAACCGCCGAGGCCGAGCCGTTCGACCGCAAGGAACTCAACGCCCTCCTGGACCTCGCCGCCGCAGGCTGCGTCGACCTCACCGCCTTCCAGAACGACGCCCTCAGCCGCGCACTCGGCGAGTAGGGCCGGGTAAAGAAGCAACCAAGTACCCACTCCACAGCGTCGATACGAGTACGGGCGCACGGGTCGAACCGTGCGCCCGTCCGTGTATCCGCACCCGGGGAGGGACCACACCATGGCCGCGCGACACCGACGCCACCGCACCGCACTGGCCATCACCACCGCACTGCTGACCGCCACCGCGGCGGCCGGCTGCGGCGCCATCGACAAGGCGATCGGCTGCGTGCAGACCGCCGACGCCATCGCCACCAGCGTGGACAACCTCCAGCAGGCCGTCACGGACGCCTCGAACGACCCCAGCCAGGCCTCCGAAGCCCTCGACGACATCGAGAAGGAACTCGGCGACCTCGGCGACAAGACCGACAACGCCGACCTCGGCAAGGCCGTCGACGACCTCCGGGACGGCGTCGGCAACGTCCGCGACTCCATCGACAAGGGCGACGACACCCCCGACATCACCCCGGTCACCGACGCGGCCAAGGAGATCGGCAAGGTCTGCACCCCGTAATCCCCGGTGGCGCCTGCGGCGATAATCGACCCATGACCCGCCTCATCCTCGCCACCCGCAACGCCGGGAAGATCACCGAACTCCACGCGATCCTCGCCGACGCAGGCCTCACCCACGAACTCGTCGGCGCGGACGCGTACCCCGAGATCCCCGACGTCAAGGAAACCGGCGTCACCTTCGCCGAGAACGCCCTGCTCAAGGCCCACGCCCTCGCCCGGGCGACCGGCCACCCCGCCATCGCCGACGACTCCGGCCTCTGCGTCGACGTACTCGGCGGCGCCCCCGGCATCTTCTCGGCCCGCTGGGCCGGCACCCACGGCGACGACCAGGCCAACCTGGACCTGCTCCTGGCCCAGCTCTCCGACATCGACGCCCCGCACCGCGCCGCCCACTTCGCCTGCGCCGCCGCCCTCGCGCTCCCCGACGGCACGGAACGCGTGGTCGAGGGCCGCCTCCTGGGCACCCTGCGCCACACCCCGTCCGGCACCCACGGCTTCGGCTACGACCCGATCCTCCAGCCGGAGGGCGAGACCCGGACCTGCGCGGAACTGACCCCGGCGGAGAAGAACGCGATCAGCCACCGCGGCTTGGCGTTCCGGGGGCTGGTGCCGGTGGTGCGGGAACTGGTGGGGTGAGCTCGCAGACACGGAAACGGCCTGCGCACCGATTCTCGGTGCCCAGGCCGTTTCGCTCAGTGCGGCGGAAGGGATTCGAACCCTCAAGCCGTTTCACGGGCCACAGATC
Protein-coding regions in this window:
- the rdgB gene encoding RdgB/HAM1 family non-canonical purine NTP pyrophosphatase; amino-acid sequence: MTRLILATRNAGKITELHAILADAGLTHELVGADAYPEIPDVKETGVTFAENALLKAHALARATGHPAIADDSGLCVDVLGGAPGIFSARWAGTHGDDQANLDLLLAQLSDIDAPHRAAHFACAAALALPDGTERVVEGRLLGTLRHTPSGTHGFGYDPILQPEGETRTCAELTPAEKNAISHRGLAFRGLVPVVRELVG
- a CDS encoding PTS transporter subunit EIIC; amino-acid sequence: MSSSSAAIPQKRWWNGLFQGLQKMGRSLQLPIAVLPAAGILNRLGQPDVFGDEGLGWNNLAKVFAAAGGALLDSGLGLPLLFCVGVAIGMAKKSDGSTALAAVTGFLVYYAVLHAFPVDCAGGSTFVSGGTWFGTCVTDDAQVTAAAYQNPGVFGGIVMGLMSAWFWQRYHRVKLVDWLGFFNGRRLVPIIMAFVALLFAALCAWVWQPIGDGLTSFSKWLVDLDWLGSGIFGVANRALLVIGMHQFLNTFVWFQFGDFTKPDGTVVHGDINRFLAGDPTAGQFTTGFFPVMMFALPAAALAIYHCAKPHRRKAVGGMMLSVGLTSFVTGITEPIEYSFLFVAPLLYAIHAVLTGVSMALTWAFGVKDGFSFSAGLIDYVINWSLATKPWLIIPIGLGFAAVYYVIFRFAITRFNLQTPGREPDEVEEEIEKNLTK
- the rph gene encoding ribonuclease PH, translating into MSRIDGRTHDQLRPVTIERGWSKHAEGSVLISFGDTKVFCTASVTEGVPRWRKGSGEGWVTAEYSMLPRSTNTRGDRESVRGRIGGRTHEISRLIGRSLRAVIDYKALGENTVVLDCDVLQADGGTRTAAITGAYVALADAVTWAQGKKIIKPGRKPLTGTVSAISVGIVDGTPLLDLCYEEDVRAETDMNVVCTGDGRFVEVQGTAEAEPFDRKELNALLDLAAAGCVDLTAFQNDALSRALGE
- a CDS encoding glucose PTS transporter subunit EIIB; the encoded protein is MASKAEKIVAGLGGIDNIEEVEGCITRLRTEVIDPSKVDEAALKAAGAHGVVKMGTAIQVVIGTDADPIAADIEDMM